The DNA sequence ATGTGTACGTAGCAATACCGCTCATCCTCTGCAGATAATTCAGTGCTGTCCGTTCTCCCGATAACAATACACGGATATCCCCGGTTACAACTCCCATCAACTGTCCTGCCTTTACCTCATCGCCATCCTTGCAGTAGAGTTCTGTCAAGGTTGTATCATCTAATAATTCAAAGACTCTCTTAAACACCTGTAAACCACAGATGATTCCATCCTGCTTGCAGATTAACTCTACCTTTCCCATACATGCCTCCGGCATAACGGAATTTGTTGATACATCCTCACTTGTAATATCTTCTTTTAATGCTCCAAGAATAAAAGGGTCTACATTTAATTTTAAAGTAATCTGATCGTACATAATATCCTCCTGAATGATTCTTCTGTATTTCCTATCCGGTACTTACCGGCCGTATTTTTTCTGCAAATGATCCGGCATTTGTCGGTCATGCTTTTTCTGTAAACGTTTCGTTTCTATGCACTGTGCTTCTGAGCTTCTTCGTTTTCCCTTGCGATCTCAGCCTTAAGCAGCGCCTTATATTCTGCTGCCAGCTTCTTCTTATCTGTATAATCGTCTTCCCTGTAAGAGATTTCTTCTATCTTTGTCCGGTCGAACTGCTCAGTCATTTCCTTTGCTGCCCGCTTGGCAAATACCAGACTCTCAAGAAGCGAATTGCTTGCCAGACGATTCTTGCCATGAACTCCGTTACATGCAGTCTCTCCGATCGCATATAACTGATCCATCGATGTCTTACTGGACAAATCCACCTTGATACCACCCATGAAATAATGCTGTGCCGGCACAACCGGTATGCATTCTGTATACACATCATATCCCATTTCTTTACAATGCTCAACGATATTCGGGAAATGTTCTTCTAATTCTTTTCTATCAATCACAGTCATATCTTCCCAGACATAATCTGTCCCGTCCTTCTCCATTTGTTTGCGAATCTCGATCGTCAGCAGATCTCTCGGAAGAAGTTCATTTACAAACCGCTCATGATTCTTGTTATAGAGAAGCGCGCCCTCGCCACGAACTGACTCCGAGATCAGAAAACTCCTGTCCTCCGGCTCTTTGCTGTATAATGTTGTCGGATGGATCTGGACATAGTTCACATGCTCTGTCTCAATCCCATGCTTTAATGCGATTGCAACGGCATCTCCGGTTAGATGTCTGAAATTAGTCGAATGTCTGTAAATACCACCGATTCCTCCACAGGCAAGCATGGTATAGTTTGCCATGATCGGGAAGATCTTATCCTCCGCATCTCTTGCCACCACACCGTAACAGCAATTATCCTTACACAGGATATCCACCATGGTTACATGCTCGTAGATTGTCACATTCGGAAGCTTCTCTACATTGTGGAGCAGGGTACTCGTGATCTCTTTTCCTGTTACATCCTCATGGAAAATGATACGATGATGGCTATGTGCTCCTTCCTTTGTATAGCTAAGACTGCCATCCGGCTCCCGATGAAAGTCTGCCCCATACTTTACAAGGTCATTTACGATATCAACTGACGAACGTATCATCACCTCTACACTCTTTGGATCATTCTCATAATGCCCTGCCTTCATGGTATCTTCAAAATAACTGTCATAATCATCTTCTGATTTCAGCATACACATCCCCCCCTGTGCAAGGAAGGAATCACTGTGTTCTACGATATCCTTTGTTATGATCGTTATCTGTTTATCACCGGGGAGATTCAATGCTGCATATAAACCTGCGCATCCACTTCCCACAATTAAAATATCTGTCTTCATATTGTTTCTCCAACTATATTTATTTGTTTTTTCTTCTTGTATAAAAAAGCGTTGCCTTAGTATAACACGTTCTGTCGTACATGACAATATAGTATTTTACACCGCTTTACATGTGTCTTGTCAGCAGATAAAATGAAAGACAGCATTACTTATTATTCCGTAAGACGTTCGCACTCTATTTTATCATTTTTGATTTAAACATTGATATCCTAATCTATGCTGTGACTACATTTTTTCACTACACAAAATTTCTCGCTGTAAACATTTAATGCCTAACAAAAAAGAACCGTCTGAATCAGATTTTAAATACTAATTCAAATGGTTCTTTTTAATTCGTTAATTTTTGTTGATTCTGTCTGAGTGATCTTACTCAGCGTCTGCTACAGGCTCTGCTGCCGGTGCTTCTGCTGTCTCAGCAGGCTGCTCTGCCGGAGTCTCTTCCTCGTCGTCATCGTCATCATCGAAGAAGTCATCATCAAAATCATCGTCAAAATCATCATCAAAATCATCAAGAAAATCAGGTGTCAGGTATGAATATACTGCATATGCGATACCTGCGATTGCTGCTACAGCACCGATGATCGCAAGGATTACAAATACAACACCTTTTGCCTTTTCTTCTGTTGGTTCACTTTTTACTAAGATTACATCATTATTTTTCATTGTAAACTACCACCCTTTCATTTAGTTTCTGTATGCCGTCATTATAGCATACTCTTTTTTCTATTTCTATATTATCTTGGAATTATTATAATTTCTTTATTCTTCCAGGCGCTTTAATTTTGCAAAGGAAGCAAACATTTTTCTTGTACCGCCACGATCAAAGTCTACTGTCACTTCATAATCTCTGCCGCCCTTTACAAGCTGCGTTACAGTACCGTTTCCAAATTTCATATGACGCACCCGGTCACCTTCTCCATAGTCAAGAACCAGCTCCCGGTTCACGGTAAATTCTTTGCCAAATGATGGTTTGGTCGATGGTGTTATACTGATTGGCTCTTTCTTTGCCTTACTGTAACTGCTGTATGGATTCGATGAAGAATATCCGGAACCCGTCTGCGACGATCCTCCATGATATGAACCTTTTCCATATCCAGACTGCCCGCTGCTACCATACCTATTTCCGGTATATCCGGTGTCTGCAAACTGTCGTTCTTCCATCCGTTTTACATGCCTTGTAATATCACCGGAATCCTGGAACAGCAGCGGCGGAATCTCTTTAATAAATCTGGAGATGTCATTGCAGTTTCTACTTCCATGCAGCATACGGTTTCTTGCACAGGACAGATATAGCTTCTTCATTGCTCTTGTAATTCCTACATAGCAAAGTCTGCGTTCTTCTTCCAGCGCATCTTCATCATCCGAATTGATCGCCATCGCACTTGGGAAGATTCGCTCTTCCATACCACATAAGAATACATATGGAAACTCCAGTCCCTTTGAACCATGGATCGTCATTAATTTGACCATATTATCATCATCAGACATTTTATCGGTCTCCGAAACCAGCGCGATATCCTCCAGAAAATCTGCCAGTGTTGCTTCCTCATAATCGGTTTCAAACTGAACCACACGGTTTCTTAACTCATCGATATTCTCAAGTCTCGCCATCGATTCATCCGTGTGCTCCGCGATCAGTTCATCTTCATATCCGGTGTCCTCCAGAATACGGTCAAATAATGTACTGAGTGGTTCCTGCTCCTCTATTATCTCCCGGAATCCGTCGATTAATTCCACAAAGCCGGAAATTTTTGCAACCGAACGCTGTAATCCCGGAATCTGCTCTATGATCTGCATGGCTTCCATCAGTG is a window from the Lachnospiraceae bacterium GAM79 genome containing:
- a CDS encoding L-aspartate oxidase, which translates into the protein MKTDILIVGSGCAGLYAALNLPGDKQITIITKDIVEHSDSFLAQGGMCMLKSEDDYDSYFEDTMKAGHYENDPKSVEVMIRSSVDIVNDLVKYGADFHREPDGSLSYTKEGAHSHHRIIFHEDVTGKEITSTLLHNVEKLPNVTIYEHVTMVDILCKDNCCYGVVARDAEDKIFPIMANYTMLACGGIGGIYRHSTNFRHLTGDAVAIALKHGIETEHVNYVQIHPTTLYSKEPEDRSFLISESVRGEGALLYNKNHERFVNELLPRDLLTIEIRKQMEKDGTDYVWEDMTVIDRKELEEHFPNIVEHCKEMGYDVYTECIPVVPAQHYFMGGIKVDLSSKTSMDQLYAIGETACNGVHGKNRLASNSLLESLVFAKRAAKEMTEQFDRTKIEEISYREDDYTDKKKLAAEYKALLKAEIARENEEAQKHSA